A window of the Diceros bicornis minor isolate mBicDic1 chromosome 30, mDicBic1.mat.cur, whole genome shotgun sequence genome harbors these coding sequences:
- the LOC131394442 gene encoding olfactory receptor 7E178: MYLVTMLGNLLIILVVSSDSHLHSPMYFFLSNLSLADMGFTSTTIPKMIVDIQTHSRVISYVGCLTQMSFFMLFGCLDSLLLTVMAYDRFEAICHPLHYSVIMNPRFCSLLVLMSLFISLLVSQMHNAIVLQLNYFKDVEISHFFCDPSQLLNLACSDTSTNNVVMYLVGAISGFLPITGILFSYYKIVSSILRVPSSGGKYKAFSTCGSHLSIVCLFYGTGLGVYLSSAVSLSPKNDAVASVVYTVVTPMLNPFIYSLRNRDIKRAMQRLLSKTI, from the coding sequence ATGTACTTGGTCACCATGTTggggaacctgctcatcatcTTGGTAGTCAGCTCTGACTCCCACCTCCACagccccatgtacttcttcctctctaACCTGTCCTTGGCTGACATGGGTTTCACCTCCACCACCATCCCCAAGATGATTGTGGACATCCAAACTCACAGCAGAGTCATCTCCTATGTGGGATGCCTGACTCAGATgtctttttttatgctttttggATGTTTGGATAGTCTCCTCCTGAcagtgatggcctatgaccggtTTGAGGCCATCTGTCACCCCCTGCACTACTCCGTCATCATGAACCCACGCTTTTGTAGCTTGTTGGTTTTGATGTCACTTTTCATCAGCCTTTTGGTCTCCCAGATGCACAATGCGATTGTCTTACAACTTAACTACTTCAAAGATGTggaaatttctcatttcttttgtgaCCCTTCTCAACTCCTCAATCTTGCCTGTTCTGACACATCCACTAATAATGTAGTCATGTATTTGGTTGGTGCCATCTCTGGTTTTCTCCCTATCACAGGGATCCTTTTCTCTTACTATAAAATTGTTTCCTCCATTCTTAGGGTCCCCTCCTCAGGTGGGAAGTAtaaagccttctccacctgtggctctcacctgtccattgtttgcttattttatgGAACAGGCCTTGgggtttacctcagttctgctgTCTCACTGTCTCCCAAGAATGATGCGGTGGCCTCGGTGGTGTACACTGTGGTCACCCCTatgctgaaccccttcatctacAGTCTGAGGAATAGAGACATCAAAAGAGCCATGCAGAGGCTCCTCAGCAAAACAATCTAA
- the LOC131394446 gene encoding olfactory receptor 7E178-like → MGTKNVTRVSEFLLMGLSDDPELQPLLFSLFLSMYLVTMLGNLLIIMSISSDFHLHTPMYFFLSYLSLADIGFTSTTIPKMIVDIQTHSRVISYVGCLTQMSFFTLFGCLDSLLLTAMAYDRFVAICHPLHYPVIMNSRLCGLLVLISFAISLLYSPLHSLIVSQLTFFMDVEIPHFFCDPSQLFNLACFEIPINNILMYFIAAIPGGVPLTGILFSYSRIVSSIVIVPSTGGKYKAFATCGSHLSVVCLFYGTGLGVYLSSAVSHSPRKDAVASVMYSVVTPMLNPFIYSLRNRDIKRAMQKLLRRTV, encoded by the coding sequence ATGGGAACAAAGAATGTAACACGTGTCTCAGAATTCCTCCTCATGGGTCTCTCAGATGACCCAGAACTGCAGCCTCTCCTCTTCAGCCTCTTCCTGTCCATGTACCTGGTCACTATGCTTGGGAATCTACTCATCATCATGAGCATCAGTTCTGACTTCCACCTCCACACCCctatgtacttcttcctctcctacCTGTCCTTGGCTGACATCGGTTTCACCTCCACCACAATCCCCAAGATGATTGTGGACATCCAAACTCACAGCAGAGTCATCTCCTATGTGGGCTGCCTGACTCAGATgtcttttttcactctttttggaTGTTTGGACAGTCTCCTCCTGACTGCAATGGCATATGATCGGTTTGTGGCCATCTGTCACCCCTTGCACTACCCAGTCATCATGAACTCCCGCCTCTGTGGCCTGTTGGTTTTGATATCTTTTGCCATTAGTCTTTTGTACTCCCCTCTGCACAGTTTGATTGTGTCACAACTTACCTTCTTCATGGATGTGGAAATCCCTCATTTCTTTTGTGACCCTTCTCAGCTATTCAACCTTGCCTGTTTTGAAATCCCCATCAATAAcatattaatgtattttattgCTGCTATCCCTGGTGGTGTTCCACTCACAGGGATCCTTTTCTCTTATTCTCGAATTGTTTCCTCCATTGTGATAGTCCCATCAACAGGTGGGAAGTACAAAGCCTTTGCTACCTGTGGCTCTCATCTGTCagttgtttgcttattttatgGAACAGGACTTGGTGTATATCTCAGTTCTGCTGTCTCACATTCCCCCAGGAAGGATGCAGTGGCCTCAGTGATGTACAGCGTGGTCACCCCcatgctgaaccccttcatctaTAGCCTGAGGAACAGGGACATCAAGAGGGCCATGCAGAAGCTCCTTAGAAGAACAGTGTAA